Proteins from a single region of Streptococcus oralis:
- a CDS encoding metal ABC transporter permease: MIAEFIDGLQHFHFLQNALITAIVIGVVAGAVGCFIILRGMSLMGDAISHAVLPGVALSFILGIDFFIGAIIFGLMASIIITYIKGNSIIKSDTAIGITFSSFLALGVILISVAKSSTDLFHILFGNILAVQDMDMWITIGVGAIILLIIGIFFKQLLITSFDELLAKAMGMPVNFYHYLLMVLLTLVSVTAMQSVGTILIVAMLITPAATAYLYANSLKSMIFLSSSLGALASVVGLLIGYSFNLAAGSSIVLTSASFFLISFFIAPKQRYLKLKNKKINK, translated from the coding sequence ATGATAGCAGAATTTATCGATGGATTGCAACATTTCCATTTCCTACAAAACGCCTTGATAACAGCTATAGTCATCGGAGTGGTTGCTGGAGCTGTGGGATGTTTTATCATCCTACGTGGGATGTCTCTCATGGGAGATGCCATCTCTCACGCAGTTTTGCCCGGCGTAGCCCTTTCCTTTATCTTGGGAATTGATTTCTTTATTGGAGCCATTATCTTTGGCTTGATGGCCTCCATCATCATTACCTATATCAAGGGAAACTCTATCATCAAGAGTGACACTGCCATTGGTATTACCTTTTCATCTTTCTTAGCCCTAGGTGTCATCTTGATTAGTGTTGCCAAGAGTTCGACAGACCTCTTCCATATCCTTTTCGGGAATATCCTCGCTGTCCAAGACATGGACATGTGGATTACCATTGGTGTGGGGGCAATCATTCTCTTGATTATCGGGATTTTCTTTAAACAACTATTGATTACATCCTTTGACGAGCTCCTGGCTAAAGCCATGGGAATGCCTGTCAATTTCTACCACTATCTGCTCATGGTGCTCTTGACCCTTGTGTCTGTCACCGCCATGCAAAGTGTTGGAACCATTCTTATCGTGGCCATGCTGATCACCCCAGCTGCGACGGCTTATCTTTACGCTAATAGCCTAAAGAGCATGATTTTCCTTTCATCAAGTCTAGGGGCTCTGGCTTCTGTTGTGGGACTCCTTATCGGCTATAGCTTCAATCTCGCAGCAGGATCCAGCATCGTGCTCACATCTGCTAGTTTTTTTCTCATTAGCTTCTTTATCGCTCCAAAACAACGATATTTGAAACTGAAAAATAAAAAAATCAATAAATAA
- the tpx gene encoding thiol peroxidase: MTTFLGNPVTFTGKQLQVGDKALDFSLTTTDLSKKTLADFDGKKKVLSVVPSIDTGICSTQTRRFNQELANLDNTVVLTVSMDLPFAQGRWCGAEGLDNAIMLSDYFDHSFGRDYALLINEWHLLARAVFVLDTDNVIRYVEYVDNINTEPDFEAAIAAVKELD, translated from the coding sequence ATGACCACTTTTCTCGGAAATCCTGTAACCTTTACAGGTAAACAACTGCAAGTCGGAGACAAGGCACTTGACTTTTCTCTCACTACAACAGATCTCTCTAAAAAAACGCTAGCTGACTTTGATGGAAAGAAAAAAGTCTTGAGTGTTGTCCCTTCTATCGATACCGGTATCTGCTCAACGCAAACACGTCGATTCAACCAAGAACTAGCCAACCTCGACAATACCGTCGTTCTTACTGTTTCTATGGACCTACCATTTGCCCAAGGACGCTGGTGTGGGGCTGAAGGTCTTGACAATGCCATCATGCTCTCAGACTACTTCGACCATTCTTTCGGGCGCGATTATGCCCTCTTGATCAACGAATGGCATCTCCTTGCACGTGCTGTCTTTGTTCTCGACACTGATAATGTCATCCGTTACGTAGAATACGTTGATAACATCAACACGGAACCAGACTTTGAAGCTGCTATTGCTGCAGTGAAAGAACTGGACTAA
- a CDS encoding M13 family metallopeptidase, with protein MTRYQDDFYDAINGEWEKTAVIPADKSRTGGFIDLDEEIEELMLATTDKWLAGEEVPEDAILANFVKYHRMVRDFDKREADGIKPVLPLLKEYQDLKSFADFTSKLAEFELAGKSNFLPFGVSPDFMDARTNVLWASAPGTILPDTTYYAEDHPQREELLTLWKESTTNLLKAYDFSDEEIADLLEKRLELDRRIAAVVLSNEESSEYAKLYHPYAYEDFKKFAPALPLDDFFQTVLGQTPDKVIVDEERFWQAAEQFYSEEAWPLLKATLILGVVNLSTSYLTDEIRILSGAYGRALSGVPEAQDKVKAAYHLAQGPFKQALGLWYAHEKFSPEAKADVEKKVETMIDVYKERLAKNDWLTPETRDKAIVKLNVIKPYIGYPEELPERYKDKVVDETASLFENALAFARVEIKHSWSKWNQPVDYKEWGMPAHMVNAYYNPQKNLIVFPAAILQAPFYDLHQSSSANYGGIGAVIAHEISHAFDTNGASFDENGSLKDWWTESDYAAFKEKTQKVIDQFDGKESYGARINGKLTVSENVADLGGIAAALEAAKREPDFSAEEFFHNFARIWRMKGRPELMKLMASVDVHAPAKLRVNVQVPNFDDFFTTYDVKEGDGMWRSPEDRVIIW; from the coding sequence ATGACACGTTATCAAGACGATTTTTATGATGCAATCAATGGCGAATGGGAAAAAACAGCTGTCATTCCAGCTGACAAATCTCGAACAGGTGGTTTTATTGACCTTGACGAGGAAATTGAAGAGTTAATGCTAGCAACTACGGACAAGTGGTTGGCAGGTGAAGAAGTCCCAGAGGATGCCATCCTCGCAAACTTTGTTAAGTACCATCGTATGGTACGTGATTTTGACAAGAGAGAAGCAGATGGGATCAAGCCCGTCCTTCCTCTACTCAAGGAATACCAAGACTTGAAGAGTTTCGCAGATTTCACCAGCAAACTGGCAGAGTTTGAACTAGCAGGGAAGTCAAACTTCCTTCCATTTGGTGTATCACCAGACTTTATGGATGCCAGAACCAATGTTCTCTGGGCTAGTGCACCAGGAACAATCTTGCCAGATACAACCTACTATGCTGAAGACCATCCTCAGCGTGAGGAGCTCTTGACTCTTTGGAAGGAAAGTACTACGAATCTTCTCAAAGCCTATGATTTTTCAGATGAGGAAATCGCAGACTTACTAGAGAAACGATTGGAATTGGACCGTCGCATTGCGGCTGTGGTGCTTTCTAACGAAGAAAGTTCAGAGTATGCCAAACTCTACCATCCATACGCTTATGAAGATTTCAAGAAATTCGCTCCTGCCCTACCTCTGGATGATTTCTTCCAAACAGTTCTTGGACAAACTCCAGATAAGGTTATCGTAGACGAAGAACGTTTCTGGCAAGCAGCAGAGCAATTCTATAGTGAAGAAGCGTGGCCTCTACTCAAAGCAACCTTGATTTTGGGTGTGGTCAATCTATCAACAAGCTATCTCACAGATGAGATTCGTATCTTGTCAGGTGCCTACGGACGTGCCCTTTCAGGTGTGCCAGAAGCACAGGACAAGGTCAAGGCAGCTTATCACTTGGCTCAAGGTCCTTTCAAGCAAGCTCTTGGTCTTTGGTATGCGCATGAAAAATTCTCCCCAGAAGCTAAGGCTGATGTAGAGAAAAAAGTAGAGACGATGATTGACGTTTATAAGGAACGCTTGGCTAAGAACGACTGGCTCACGCCTGAAACGCGAGATAAGGCCATTGTCAAACTCAATGTCATCAAGCCTTATATCGGTTATCCAGAGGAATTGCCAGAACGCTACAAGGACAAAGTAGTGGATGAAACTGCTAGTCTCTTTGAGAATGCCCTAGCCTTTGCGCGTGTGGAAATCAAGCACAGTTGGAGCAAGTGGAACCAACCGGTTGACTACAAGGAGTGGGGGATGCCGGCTCATATGGTCAACGCCTACTACAATCCTCAGAAGAACTTGATTGTCTTCCCAGCTGCCATTTTACAGGCTCCATTCTATGATTTGCATCAGTCGTCTTCAGCTAACTACGGTGGTATTGGTGCAGTTATTGCCCATGAAATCTCTCATGCCTTTGACACAAATGGTGCGTCCTTTGATGAAAATGGTAGTCTTAAGGATTGGTGGACAGAAAGCGACTATGCTGCCTTTAAAGAAAAAACGCAGAAAGTTATCGACCAGTTTGATGGGAAAGAATCTTACGGTGCAAGAATCAACGGAAAACTAACCGTGTCTGAAAACGTTGCTGATTTGGGAGGAATTGCTGCAGCCCTCGAAGCAGCCAAGAGAGAGCCAGACTTCTCAGCTGAAGAATTCTTCCACAACTTTGCTCGTATCTGGCGTATGAAAGGCCGTCCTGAGTTGATGAAACTCATGGCCAGTGTCGACGTGCACGCGCCTGCCAAACTCCGTGTCAATGTGCAAGTGCCAAACTTCGATGACTTCTTTACAACTTACGATGTCAAAGAAGGCGATGGTATGTGGCGTTCACCAGAGGACCGTGTGATTATTTGGTAA
- a CDS encoding metal ABC transporter ATP-binding protein, with translation MIRIENLSVSYKETLALKDISLVLQGPTITGIIGPNGAGKSTLLKSMLGIIPHEGQAFLDDKEFKKSLHRVAYVEQKIHIDYNFPIKVKECVSLGLYPSIPLFHTLKASHWKKVADALEIVGLSDYADRQISQLSGGQFQRVLIARCLVQEADYIFLDEPFVGIDSVSEEIIMNTLRDLKKAGKTVLIVHHDLSKVPHYFDQVLLLNRELIDLGPTKETFTEANLKKAYGSKLFFNGGDL, from the coding sequence ATGATACGTATCGAAAACCTCAGTGTCTCCTACAAAGAAACGTTGGCACTAAAGGATATTTCACTAGTGCTCCAAGGACCAACTATTACCGGAATTATTGGTCCAAACGGTGCTGGAAAATCAACTTTATTAAAAAGTATGTTGGGAATTATCCCGCATGAAGGTCAGGCCTTTCTCGATGACAAAGAATTTAAGAAATCTTTACATCGAGTGGCCTATGTCGAGCAAAAAATCCATATCGACTACAATTTCCCTATCAAGGTCAAAGAATGCGTCTCACTGGGACTCTATCCATCTATCCCACTCTTTCACACCTTAAAGGCCAGCCACTGGAAAAAAGTGGCAGATGCACTTGAAATCGTTGGGCTCTCAGACTATGCTGATCGCCAAATCAGCCAGCTCTCAGGCGGACAATTTCAACGTGTGTTGATTGCTCGCTGCTTAGTGCAGGAAGCTGACTACATCTTTCTAGATGAGCCATTTGTCGGGATTGATTCGGTTAGTGAAGAGATTATCATGAACACGCTGAGAGACCTTAAAAAAGCTGGTAAAACAGTTCTCATCGTCCATCATGACCTCAGCAAAGTCCCCCATTATTTCGACCAAGTTTTGCTTCTCAATCGAGAATTAATAGACCTTGGTCCGACTAAAGAAACCTTTACCGAAGCCAATCTTAAGAAGGCCTACGGTAGCAAACTCTTTTTCAATGGAGGTGACCTATGA
- a CDS encoding metal ABC transporter substrate-binding protein, which produces MKKLGTLLVLFLSVIALVACASGKKDATSGQKLKVVATNSIIADITKNIAGDKIDLHSIVPVGQDPHEYEPLPEDVKKTSQADLIFYNGINLETGGNAWFTKLVENAKKTENKDYFAVSEGVDVIYLEGQNEKGKEDPHAWLNLENGMIYAKNIAKQLIAKDPSNKEFYEKNLKDYTEKLDKLDKEAKEKFNNIPAEKKLIVTSEGCFKYFSKAYGVPSAYIWEINTEEEGTPDQIKTLVEKLRQTKVPSLFVESSVDDRPMKTVSQDTNIPIYAQIFTDSIAEEGKEGDSYYNMMKYNLDKIAEGLSK; this is translated from the coding sequence ATGAAAAAATTAGGTACATTGCTTGTACTCTTTCTTTCCGTCATTGCACTGGTAGCATGTGCTAGCGGAAAAAAAGATGCTACTTCTGGTCAAAAACTAAAAGTTGTTGCTACAAACTCAATCATCGCTGATATTACCAAAAATATCGCTGGTGACAAGATTGATCTTCACAGTATCGTTCCTGTTGGTCAAGACCCACACGAATACGAACCACTTCCTGAAGACGTTAAGAAAACTTCTCAAGCTGACTTGATTTTCTATAACGGTATCAACCTTGAAACAGGTGGCAATGCTTGGTTTACCAAATTGGTCGAAAATGCCAAGAAAACTGAAAACAAAGACTACTTTGCAGTCAGCGAAGGCGTTGATGTTATCTACCTTGAAGGCCAAAACGAGAAGGGCAAAGAAGACCCACACGCTTGGCTCAACCTTGAAAATGGGATGATTTATGCTAAAAATATCGCTAAACAGCTGATCGCTAAGGACCCAAGCAACAAGGAATTCTACGAAAAAAATCTCAAAGACTATACTGAAAAACTAGACAAACTGGACAAGGAAGCCAAAGAGAAATTTAACAATATACCTGCTGAGAAGAAACTCATCGTAACCAGCGAAGGATGCTTCAAATACTTCTCTAAAGCCTACGGTGTCCCAAGTGCCTACATCTGGGAAATCAACACGGAAGAAGAAGGAACACCTGACCAAATCAAGACCTTGGTTGAAAAACTTCGCCAAACAAAAGTTCCATCCCTCTTTGTTGAATCAAGTGTCGATGACCGTCCAATGAAGACTGTTTCACAAGACACAAATATCCCAATTTACGCACAAATCTTTACTGACTCAATCGCTGAAGAAGGTAAAGAAGGTGACAGCTACTACAACATGATGAAATACAACCTTGACAAGATTGCTGAAGGTTTGTCTAAGTAA
- a CDS encoding MBL fold metallo-hydrolase — MKIHKTVNPVAYENTYYLEGDQHLIVVDPGSHWEAIRKAIEKINKPVCAILLTHTHYDHIMSLDLVREAFGNPPVYVAESEASWLYTPVDNLSGLPRHDDMTDVVCKPAEHTFVFHEEYQLEEFRFTVLPTPGHSIGGVSLVFPDAHLVLTGDALFRETIGRTDLPTGSTEQLLHSIQTQLFTLPNYDVYPGHGPATTIAHEKTFNPFF; from the coding sequence ATGAAAATCCATAAAACCGTGAATCCCGTTGCTTATGAAAACACTTATTACCTAGAAGGGGATCAACACCTGATTGTGGTTGACCCAGGTAGCCATTGGGAAGCTATTCGCAAGGCTATTGAGAAAATCAACAAACCAGTCTGCGCGATTCTCCTGACCCACACCCACTACGACCATATTATGAGTCTGGACTTAGTTCGTGAAGCATTTGGAAATCCTCCAGTTTATGTAGCAGAGAGTGAAGCTAGCTGGCTCTATACCCCCGTTGACAATCTCTCTGGGCTACCTCGTCATGATGATATGACTGATGTCGTCTGTAAACCAGCAGAACACACCTTTGTCTTTCATGAGGAATACCAGCTTGAGGAATTTCGTTTTACAGTTCTACCAACCCCAGGGCACTCTATTGGCGGTGTTTCCCTGGTCTTTCCTGATGCCCATCTAGTCTTGACCGGAGATGCTCTATTCCGAGAAACCATTGGACGGACAGACCTTCCTACTGGTAGCACGGAACAACTCCTCCATAGCATTCAGACGCAACTCTTTACTCTTCCTAACTACGATGTCTATCCTGGGCATGGTCCAGCTACGACTATCGCTCACGAAAAGACTTTTAATCCCTTTTTCTAG
- a CDS encoding metal-dependent transcriptional regulator has product MTPNKEDYLKCIYEIGTEMQKITNKEIAARMQVSPPAVTEMIKRMKSENLILKDKENGYLLTDIGLKLVSELYRKHRLIEVFLVHHLDYTSDQIHEEAEVLEHTVSDLFVERLDKLLGFPKTCPHGGTIPAKGELLVEINNLPLADTKEAGTYLLTRVHDSFDLLKYLEKHEIHIGDQVKVKQFDNFSNTFTLVNKGEDLQVSIDIAKQLYVEKIN; this is encoded by the coding sequence ATGACGCCAAATAAAGAAGACTACCTAAAATGTATTTATGAAATCGGTACGGAAATGCAAAAAATCACCAATAAGGAAATTGCTGCCCGTATGCAAGTCTCTCCACCTGCCGTAACAGAGATGATCAAACGCATGAAAAGTGAAAATCTCATCCTCAAGGACAAGGAGAATGGCTATCTATTGACAGATATTGGGCTCAAACTAGTCTCCGAGCTCTATCGCAAACACCGGTTGATTGAAGTCTTTCTAGTTCACCATCTCGACTATACCAGTGACCAGATCCACGAAGAAGCTGAGGTCCTAGAGCACACTGTATCCGATCTCTTCGTAGAGAGACTGGATAAACTGCTTGGCTTCCCTAAAACCTGCCCCCACGGAGGAACCATCCCAGCTAAGGGAGAGCTCCTGGTCGAAATCAACAACCTACCTCTAGCAGATACCAAAGAAGCCGGTACCTATCTCCTGACTCGGGTTCACGATAGCTTTGATTTGCTCAAATACTTAGAAAAGCATGAGATTCATATCGGTGACCAAGTCAAAGTCAAGCAATTTGATAATTTTTCCAATACTTTTACACTGGTCAACAAAGGTGAAGACCTCCAAGTTAGCATCGATATCGCCAAACAACTCTATGTCGAAAAAATCAACTAA
- the dtd gene encoding D-aminoacyl-tRNA deacylase yields the protein MKIIIQRVKKAQVSIEGQVHGKINQGLLLLVGVGPEDQEEDLNYAVRKLVNMRIFSDAEGKMNLSVKDIEGEILSISQFTLFADTKKGNRPAFTGAAKPDMAAAFYEAFNQKLAQEVPVQTGIFGADMQVELVNDGPVTIIFDTKSR from the coding sequence ATGAAAATCATTATCCAACGGGTTAAAAAAGCTCAAGTCAGTATCGAAGGTCAGGTTCATGGAAAGATCAATCAGGGACTCTTATTGCTGGTCGGTGTTGGCCCAGAGGACCAAGAGGAAGATTTGAACTATGCTGTGAGAAAGCTCGTCAACATGCGGATTTTTTCTGATGCAGAAGGCAAGATGAATCTGTCTGTCAAGGATATTGAAGGGGAAATCCTTTCTATTTCCCAGTTTACCCTCTTTGCGGATACCAAGAAAGGCAACCGTCCCGCCTTTACAGGAGCAGCCAAGCCGGATATGGCAGCTGCCTTCTATGAGGCTTTCAACCAAAAGCTGGCTCAGGAAGTCCCTGTTCAGACAGGCATCTTTGGAGCGGATATGCAGGTGGAGCTGGTAAATGATGGGCCAGTTACCATCATTTTTGATACTAAAAGTAGATAA
- a CDS encoding ferric reductase-like transmembrane domain-containing protein yields the protein MKSLKGVLFIGLSMLLTILAWLSSGASQFLIPGLALTTLSLTFILASRLPLLEAWFNGLEKMYLAHKFTAFLSILLLTLHNFSMGGLWGSHLAAQFGNIAIYIFISIVLVAYLGQYIQYEAWRWIHRLVYLAYIFGLFHVLMIMGNRLLSFSFLGLIFGIYAILGLLAGFYIIFLYQKVGFTYLGKIVGIKRLNHDTTEIEIELSHPFTYEYGQFAFLKIFQKGFETAPHPFSISGGQGRTLYFTIKNSGDHTKNIYDNLQVGSKVAVDRAYGHMTMKHGPKQQIWIAGGIGMTPFISYIREHPILDKSVRFYYSFRGEENAVYLDLLRDYARQNTNFDLQLVDSNEKGYLTLDQEEIPDQTTVYMCGPLPMMKALAKQIKKKNPRARLIYEGFKFK from the coding sequence ATGAAATCATTAAAAGGTGTTTTATTTATCGGACTTAGTATGCTTCTGACTATTCTAGCTTGGCTCAGTTCAGGCGCTAGTCAGTTTCTAATCCCTGGTTTAGCTCTCACTACCCTCTCACTTACTTTTATACTAGCTAGCCGTTTACCCTTGCTTGAAGCTTGGTTTAACGGACTTGAAAAGATGTATCTAGCTCATAAATTCACTGCTTTTCTATCCATTCTCCTACTAACCCTACACAACTTTAGCATGGGCGGTCTCTGGGGTTCGCATTTGGCTGCCCAGTTTGGAAATATCGCTATCTATATCTTTATCAGCATTGTTCTGGTTGCCTATCTGGGACAATACATCCAGTATGAAGCTTGGAGATGGATTCATCGATTGGTTTATCTAGCCTATATCTTTGGCCTCTTTCATGTTTTGATGATCATGGGAAATCGTCTCCTCTCCTTTAGTTTCCTAGGTCTTATCTTTGGAATCTATGCTATTTTAGGCTTGCTTGCAGGTTTTTATATTATTTTCCTTTATCAAAAGGTCGGTTTTACCTATCTTGGAAAAATCGTAGGAATCAAACGCCTCAACCACGACACGACTGAAATTGAAATAGAACTCAGTCATCCTTTCACTTACGAATATGGGCAATTTGCCTTTCTAAAAATTTTCCAAAAAGGTTTTGAGACTGCTCCACACCCTTTCTCCATCTCAGGAGGACAAGGACGAACTCTTTATTTTACGATAAAAAACTCTGGTGACCACACCAAGAATATCTATGACAATCTTCAAGTTGGTAGCAAGGTTGCAGTTGATCGCGCCTATGGACATATGACTATGAAACATGGTCCAAAACAGCAAATCTGGATCGCAGGTGGAATTGGAATGACACCTTTCATCTCTTATATCCGGGAGCATCCTATCCTAGACAAGAGCGTCCGCTTCTACTATAGTTTCCGTGGAGAGGAAAATGCTGTCTACCTAGATCTACTTCGAGACTACGCCCGTCAAAATACTAACTTTGACCTGCAGCTGGTCGATAGCAATGAAAAAGGATACCTGACTTTGGATCAAGAAGAAATCCCTGACCAGACTACAGTCTATATGTGTGGACCTCTTCCTATGATGAAAGCCCTTGCCAAGCAAATCAAGAAAAAGAATCCCAGAGCAAGACTCATTTACGAAGGATTCAAGTTTAAATAA